The following proteins are co-located in the Solenopsis invicta isolate M01_SB chromosome 7, UNIL_Sinv_3.0, whole genome shotgun sequence genome:
- the LOC105202429 gene encoding odorant receptor 43a-like isoform X3, translated as MFSLFLLVFVGMIPALHSLVRTWGDMMATIDNLQFTLPLLTTIIKLVIIWWKKPDLVLVLNTIADDWSNVKSDKELHVMIKRAQSARVVTIFGYILMAVALFLLICLPFFGTSLRYRTNITDPIKVLPLQSHYFYDKNQSPYFELTYAAQALLLIMSAASYTGVDNLLGLLIFHLCGQMENLKERITNIKQFKNFNGGLAIIVNDHIRLIKYFDIVESTFTVLLLGLLLYFGTLFCLYGFLIVAVLTEGREMSMIRLIYLISVALNVCGHMCLYCVVGEILVAQCEGIYHAAYNYEWYKLNPEEARTLIIIMIRAHKTLHITAGKMFPMTLSMFCNLIKTSAGYVSVLLARQARQRKAPATVTRS; from the exons ATGTTTTCATTGTTCCTGCTCGTCTTCGTTGGCATGATTCCAGCATTGCATTCGCTGGTGAGAACATGGGGTGACATGATGGCAACAATAGACAACTTGCAATTTACTTTACCATTGTTGACGACAATAATAAAACTGGTGATCATATGGTGGAAGAAACCTG ATCTCGTATTGGTGTTAAACACAATTGCCGATGATTGGTCAAATGTCAAAAGCGACAAAGAACTGCATGTCATGATAAAACGTGCACAAAGTGCGCGTGTAGTTACTATATTTGGGTATATTCTTATGGCTGTAGCATTATTTTTACTCATATGTCTACCCTTTTTTGGAACATCATTAAGATATAGAACAAATATAACGGATCCAATTAAAGTATTACCTTTGCAAAGCCATTACTTCTACGACAAAAATCAAAGTCCATATTTCGAACTGACCTACGCCGCGCAAGCCCTTCTACTCATAATGTCTGCTGCATCTTACACCGGCGTAGATAATTTACTTGGATTATTGATATTTCATTTGTGTGGACAAATGGAAAACCTCAAAGAACGAATAaccaatataaaacaatttaagaatttcaATGGTGGTCTCGCTATCATCGTCAACGATCATATACGATTAATCAA atattttgatattgttgaaagtacatttactgtattattacttggtttattactatattttggaacattattttgtctatatggatttttaatcgtcgca GTACTAACAGAAGGAAGAGAAATGTCAATGATCCGTCTGATATATCTTATATCTGTAGCGTTAAACGTTTGTGGTCACATGTGTCTGTATTGCGTAGTAGGAGAAATTTTAGTAGCACAa tgtGAAGGAATATATCATGCCGCATATAATTACGAATGGTATAAGTTAAATCCGGAAGAAGCAAGAACtttgattataataatgattcGAGCCCACAAAACTCTCCATATTACTGCTGGAAAAATGTTTCCTATGACACTATCGATGTTTTGCaat ttAATAAAAACATCAGCCGGATATGTATCTGTTCTACTTGCGAGACaag CACGACAACGCAAAGCACCTGCCACCGTCACACGATCATAA
- the LOC105202429 gene encoding odorant receptor 43a-like isoform X1: protein MVNLRQFATRVISVNFEWATKLNRLTLNVAGLWPNIHENASDRFLSNLRAMFSLFLLVFVGMIPALHSLVRTWGDMMATIDNLQFTLPLLTTIIKLVIIWWKKPDLVLVLNTIADDWSNVKSDKELHVMIKRAQSARVVTIFGYILMAVALFLLICLPFFGTSLRYRTNITDPIKVLPLQSHYFYDKNQSPYFELTYAAQALLLIMSAASYTGVDNLLGLLIFHLCGQMENLKERITNIKQFKNFNGGLAIIVNDHIRLIKYFDIVESTFTVLLLGLLLYFGTLFCLYGFLIVAVLTEGREMSMIRLIYLISVALNVCGHMCLYCVVGEILVAQCEGIYHAAYNYEWYKLNPEEARTLIIIMIRAHKTLHITAGKMFPMTLSMFCNLIKTSAGYVSVLLARQARQRKAPATVTRS, encoded by the exons ATGGTAAACTTACGTCAGTTTGCTACTCGAGTTATTTct GTAAATTTTGAATGGGCGACTAAACTTAATCGTCTTACGCTGAATGTTGCCGGCTTATGGCCGAATATTCACGAAAATGCCTCTGACAGATTCTTGTCAAACTTGCGTGCAATGTTTTCATTGTTCCTGCTCGTCTTCGTTGGCATGATTCCAGCATTGCATTCGCTGGTGAGAACATGGGGTGACATGATGGCAACAATAGACAACTTGCAATTTACTTTACCATTGTTGACGACAATAATAAAACTGGTGATCATATGGTGGAAGAAACCTG ATCTCGTATTGGTGTTAAACACAATTGCCGATGATTGGTCAAATGTCAAAAGCGACAAAGAACTGCATGTCATGATAAAACGTGCACAAAGTGCGCGTGTAGTTACTATATTTGGGTATATTCTTATGGCTGTAGCATTATTTTTACTCATATGTCTACCCTTTTTTGGAACATCATTAAGATATAGAACAAATATAACGGATCCAATTAAAGTATTACCTTTGCAAAGCCATTACTTCTACGACAAAAATCAAAGTCCATATTTCGAACTGACCTACGCCGCGCAAGCCCTTCTACTCATAATGTCTGCTGCATCTTACACCGGCGTAGATAATTTACTTGGATTATTGATATTTCATTTGTGTGGACAAATGGAAAACCTCAAAGAACGAATAaccaatataaaacaatttaagaatttcaATGGTGGTCTCGCTATCATCGTCAACGATCATATACGATTAATCAA atattttgatattgttgaaagtacatttactgtattattacttggtttattactatattttggaacattattttgtctatatggatttttaatcgtcgca GTACTAACAGAAGGAAGAGAAATGTCAATGATCCGTCTGATATATCTTATATCTGTAGCGTTAAACGTTTGTGGTCACATGTGTCTGTATTGCGTAGTAGGAGAAATTTTAGTAGCACAa tgtGAAGGAATATATCATGCCGCATATAATTACGAATGGTATAAGTTAAATCCGGAAGAAGCAAGAACtttgattataataatgattcGAGCCCACAAAACTCTCCATATTACTGCTGGAAAAATGTTTCCTATGACACTATCGATGTTTTGCaat ttAATAAAAACATCAGCCGGATATGTATCTGTTCTACTTGCGAGACaag CACGACAACGCAAAGCACCTGCCACCGTCACACGATCATAA
- the LOC105202429 gene encoding odorant receptor 43a-like isoform X2, with protein sequence MYTTERMKTQVNFEWATKLNRLTLNVAGLWPNIHENASDRFLSNLRAMFSLFLLVFVGMIPALHSLVRTWGDMMATIDNLQFTLPLLTTIIKLVIIWWKKPDLVLVLNTIADDWSNVKSDKELHVMIKRAQSARVVTIFGYILMAVALFLLICLPFFGTSLRYRTNITDPIKVLPLQSHYFYDKNQSPYFELTYAAQALLLIMSAASYTGVDNLLGLLIFHLCGQMENLKERITNIKQFKNFNGGLAIIVNDHIRLIKYFDIVESTFTVLLLGLLLYFGTLFCLYGFLIVAVLTEGREMSMIRLIYLISVALNVCGHMCLYCVVGEILVAQCEGIYHAAYNYEWYKLNPEEARTLIIIMIRAHKTLHITAGKMFPMTLSMFCNLIKTSAGYVSVLLARQARQRKAPATVTRS encoded by the exons ATGTATACCACCGAGAGAATGAAAACGCAG GTAAATTTTGAATGGGCGACTAAACTTAATCGTCTTACGCTGAATGTTGCCGGCTTATGGCCGAATATTCACGAAAATGCCTCTGACAGATTCTTGTCAAACTTGCGTGCAATGTTTTCATTGTTCCTGCTCGTCTTCGTTGGCATGATTCCAGCATTGCATTCGCTGGTGAGAACATGGGGTGACATGATGGCAACAATAGACAACTTGCAATTTACTTTACCATTGTTGACGACAATAATAAAACTGGTGATCATATGGTGGAAGAAACCTG ATCTCGTATTGGTGTTAAACACAATTGCCGATGATTGGTCAAATGTCAAAAGCGACAAAGAACTGCATGTCATGATAAAACGTGCACAAAGTGCGCGTGTAGTTACTATATTTGGGTATATTCTTATGGCTGTAGCATTATTTTTACTCATATGTCTACCCTTTTTTGGAACATCATTAAGATATAGAACAAATATAACGGATCCAATTAAAGTATTACCTTTGCAAAGCCATTACTTCTACGACAAAAATCAAAGTCCATATTTCGAACTGACCTACGCCGCGCAAGCCCTTCTACTCATAATGTCTGCTGCATCTTACACCGGCGTAGATAATTTACTTGGATTATTGATATTTCATTTGTGTGGACAAATGGAAAACCTCAAAGAACGAATAaccaatataaaacaatttaagaatttcaATGGTGGTCTCGCTATCATCGTCAACGATCATATACGATTAATCAA atattttgatattgttgaaagtacatttactgtattattacttggtttattactatattttggaacattattttgtctatatggatttttaatcgtcgca GTACTAACAGAAGGAAGAGAAATGTCAATGATCCGTCTGATATATCTTATATCTGTAGCGTTAAACGTTTGTGGTCACATGTGTCTGTATTGCGTAGTAGGAGAAATTTTAGTAGCACAa tgtGAAGGAATATATCATGCCGCATATAATTACGAATGGTATAAGTTAAATCCGGAAGAAGCAAGAACtttgattataataatgattcGAGCCCACAAAACTCTCCATATTACTGCTGGAAAAATGTTTCCTATGACACTATCGATGTTTTGCaat ttAATAAAAACATCAGCCGGATATGTATCTGTTCTACTTGCGAGACaag CACGACAACGCAAAGCACCTGCCACCGTCACACGATCATAA
- the LOC105202430 gene encoding odorant receptor 43a isoform X2 codes for MDIIKPNGYADFEWATRLNRILLNIVGIWPNAHKNAYDKFFSNVRAAFTAIVLLFAGTIPGIHSLVRTWGDLMSMIDNLQFTLPITMTIIKLIDIWWKKTDLLMAINMIAEDWVKDKTSKERCIMIKQAQNARIITIVCCSFMFLASILVVILPCFGITVRYITNVTDPVKILPLQTHYIYDKNQSPYFEITFASQFLVAMVCVTSYTGVDNLLGLLIFHLCGQLEILKEKLINIQLFNNYNEGIALIVEEHIRLIKCFRIIESTYTLLLLGLLMYFGLIFCMYGFLTLAILIEGKGMSMIRFIYLVSIVLNISMHMCLFCVVGEILVTKCEALYQAAYEHKWYTLEPAKAKNLLLIMIRANKSLYITAGKMFPMTMSMFCNVIKTSAGYVSILFAMQK; via the exons ATTTCGAATGGGCAACTCGTTTAAATCGCATTCTCCTAAACATTGTTGGAATTTGGCCGAATGCTCACAAAAATGCCTATGataaattcttttcaaatgtaCGTGCGGCATTCACTGCAATCGTTCTCCTTTTCGCTGGTACAATTCCTGGTATACATTCACTAGTGAGAACTTGGGGTGATCTGATGTCAATGATAGACAATCTACAATTTACTCTTCCAATAACGATGACCATAATAAAACTTATCGACATATGGTGGAAGAAAACAG atctTCTAATGGCCATAAATATGATTGCTGAAGACTGGGTAAAGGACAAAACCAGTAAAGAACGGTGCATTATGATAAAGCAAGCACAAAACGCCAGAATTATCACAATAGTCTGTTGTTCCTTCATGTTCTTAGCCAGCATTTTAGTCGTAATTTTACCTTGTTTTGGAATAACTGTAAGATATATTACAAATGTCACGGATCCAGTTAAAATCTTACCTTTACAAACTCATTATATCTATGATAAAAATCAAAGTCCGTATTTCGAGATTACATTCGCCAGTCAATTTCTTGTTGCCATGGTGTGTGTTACATCCTACACCGGAGTGGATAACTTGCTTGGATTATTGATATTTCATTTGTGCGGACAACTAgaaattcttaaagaaaaacTAATTAACATACaactatttaacaattataatgaaGGCATAGCCCTAATCGTGGAGGAGCACATACGCCTGATCAA gtgtTTTCGCATTATCGAAAGTACATATACTTTACTGTTACTGGGACTACTAATGTATTTTGGCTTAATATTCTGTATGTACGGATTTCTAACTCTAGca atacttataGAAGGAAAAGGGATGTCAATGATTCGCTTTATATACCTCGTttctattgtattaaatatttctatgcaCATGTGTCTTTTTTGTGTCGTTGGTGAGATTTTGGTAACAAAA TGCGAAGCTCTATACCAGGCAGCTTACGAGCACAAATGGTACACATTGGAACCAGCAAAGGCAAAgaatttgcttttaataatGATTCGAGCTAACAAGTCTCTTTATATTACGGCTGGGAAAATGTTTCCTATGACAATGTCAATGTTTTGTAAT GTTATAAAAACATCTGCCGGTTATGTTTCAATTCTATTCgcaatgcaaaaataa
- the LOC105202430 gene encoding odorant receptor 43a isoform X1, translated as MDIIKPNGYADFEWATRLNRILLNIVGIWPNAHKNAYDKFFSNVRAAFTAIVLLFAGTIPGIHSLVRTWGDLMSMIDNLQFTLPITMTIIKLIDIWWKKTDLLMAINMIAEDWVKDKTSKERCIMIKQAQNARIITIVCCSFMFLASILVVILPCFGITVRYITNVTDPVKILPLQTHYIYDKNQSPYFEITFASQFLVAMVCVTSYTGVDNLLGLLIFHLCGQLEILKEKLINIQLFNNYNEGIALIVEEHIRLIKCFRIIESTYTLLLLGLLMYFGLIFCMYGFLTLAILIEGKGMSMIRFIYLVSIVLNISMHMCLFCVVGEILVTKCEALYQAAYEHKWYTLEPAKAKNLLLIMIRANKSLYITAGKMFPMTMSMFCNVSDLINDYHTNYLIFIKLIL; from the exons ATTTCGAATGGGCAACTCGTTTAAATCGCATTCTCCTAAACATTGTTGGAATTTGGCCGAATGCTCACAAAAATGCCTATGataaattcttttcaaatgtaCGTGCGGCATTCACTGCAATCGTTCTCCTTTTCGCTGGTACAATTCCTGGTATACATTCACTAGTGAGAACTTGGGGTGATCTGATGTCAATGATAGACAATCTACAATTTACTCTTCCAATAACGATGACCATAATAAAACTTATCGACATATGGTGGAAGAAAACAG atctTCTAATGGCCATAAATATGATTGCTGAAGACTGGGTAAAGGACAAAACCAGTAAAGAACGGTGCATTATGATAAAGCAAGCACAAAACGCCAGAATTATCACAATAGTCTGTTGTTCCTTCATGTTCTTAGCCAGCATTTTAGTCGTAATTTTACCTTGTTTTGGAATAACTGTAAGATATATTACAAATGTCACGGATCCAGTTAAAATCTTACCTTTACAAACTCATTATATCTATGATAAAAATCAAAGTCCGTATTTCGAGATTACATTCGCCAGTCAATTTCTTGTTGCCATGGTGTGTGTTACATCCTACACCGGAGTGGATAACTTGCTTGGATTATTGATATTTCATTTGTGCGGACAACTAgaaattcttaaagaaaaacTAATTAACATACaactatttaacaattataatgaaGGCATAGCCCTAATCGTGGAGGAGCACATACGCCTGATCAA gtgtTTTCGCATTATCGAAAGTACATATACTTTACTGTTACTGGGACTACTAATGTATTTTGGCTTAATATTCTGTATGTACGGATTTCTAACTCTAGca atacttataGAAGGAAAAGGGATGTCAATGATTCGCTTTATATACCTCGTttctattgtattaaatatttctatgcaCATGTGTCTTTTTTGTGTCGTTGGTGAGATTTTGGTAACAAAA TGCGAAGCTCTATACCAGGCAGCTTACGAGCACAAATGGTACACATTGGAACCAGCAAAGGCAAAgaatttgcttttaataatGATTCGAGCTAACAAGTCTCTTTATATTACGGCTGGGAAAATGTTTCCTATGACAATGTCAATGTTTTGTAATGTAAGTGATTTAATCAATGATTATCATAccaattatttaatctttattaaacttatattataa